One region of Peromyscus eremicus chromosome 4, PerEre_H2_v1, whole genome shotgun sequence genomic DNA includes:
- the Aar2 gene encoding protein AAR2 homolog isoform X2, with protein MASLQMDPELAKQLFFEGATVVILNMPKGTEFGIDYNSWEVGPKFRGVKMIPPGIHFLHYSSVDKANPREVGPRMGFFLSLKQRGLTVLRWNAVQEEVDLSPAPEAEVEAMRANLPELDQFLGPYPYATLKKWISLTNFISEATVEKLQPESRQICAFSDVLPVLSMKHTKDRVEQNLPLCGTECKSYQEGLARLPEMKPRAGTEIRFSELPTQMFPAGATPAEITRHSMDLSYALETVLSKQFPCNPQDVLGELQFAFVCFLLGNVYEAFEHWKRLLNLLCRSEAAMGKHHMLYVSLISILYHQLGEIPADFFVDIVSQDNFLTSTLQYCCGCHPEEEGGEVPSPPDEEVPMGLCFGA; from the exons ATGGCTTCCCTGCAGATGGATCCTGAGTTAGCCAAGCAACTCTTCTTTGAAGGAGCCACTGTGGTCATTCTGAACATGCCCAAGGGGACAGAGTTTGGCATTGACTACAACTCCTGGGAGGTGGGGCCCAAGTTCCGGGGTGTGAAGATGATCCCTCCTGGCATCCACTTCCTCCACTACAGCTCTGTGGACAAGGCCAATCCCAGGGAGGTGGGCCCTCGGATGGGCTTCTTTCTTAGCCTGAAGCAGCGGGGGCTGACAGTCCTGCGCTGGAATGCGGTTCAGGAAGAGGTAGACTtgtctccagctccagaggctgaAGTAGAAGCTATGAGAGCCAATCTCCCTGAGCTAGACCAGTTTCTGGGACCTTACCCATATGCTACACTCAAGAAATGGATCTCACTCACCAACTTCATCAGTGAGGCCACTGTGGAGAAGCTGCAGCCTGAGAGCCGGCAGATCTGCGCCTTCTCAGATGTCCTGCCCGTGCTTTCCATGAAGCACACCAAGGACAGAGTGGAGCAGAACCTACCCCTCTGTGGTACTGAGTGCAAAAGCTACCAAGAGGGCTTAGCCCGGCTGCCCGAGATGAAGCCCAGGGCTGGGACAGAGATCCGCTTCTCCGAGTTGCCCACTCAGATGTTCCCAGCAGGTGCCACACCCGCAGAGATCACCAGGCACAGCATGGACTTGAGCTACGCCCTCGAGACTGTGCTCAGCAAGCAGTTCCCTTGCAACCCCCAGGATGTACTTG GTGAACTCCAGTTTGCCTTCGTGTGCTTCCTGCTGGGCAATGTGTATGAGGCGTTTGAACACTGGAAGCGACTCCTGAACCTCCTGTGTCGGTCAGAAGCCGCCATGGGGAAGCACCATATGCTGTACGTCAGCCTCATCTCCATCCTGTACCACCAGCTCGGTGAGATCCCTGCCGACTTCTTTGTGGACATTGTCTCGCAGGACAACTTCCTCACCAGCACCTTACAG